In the Candidatus Hinthialibacter antarcticus genome, one interval contains:
- a CDS encoding DUF1593 domain-containing protein has product MMRIFAAILLFVSFVCVSFAEPNGGALDGERYRVLISSDIGGSDDDDDQSLVHYLHYADLFDLEGLVSSPPHAGRTADYLKVIDLYESDFASFKAASPKFPTPETLRDLCKQGATEPAPAAGFRQPTDGSKWIIECARRNDPRPLYVLVWGSITDVAQALHDDPSIKEKIRVYFIASWNQRMDEHAFAYIDQHHSDLWMIYCDTTFRGWYVGGKQDGDWGNQTFINAFIKESGALGKYFAPLKNNAIKMGDTPSVAYLLKGDPNNPESPHWGGRFIKQEGRKHWWRDDQSEDLREKNFPGAKTVNRWRKAYLADWRDRLAKIYGNH; this is encoded by the coding sequence ATGATGCGTATCTTCGCCGCCATTCTACTATTTGTTTCGTTTGTATGTGTATCATTTGCGGAACCGAATGGCGGCGCGCTCGACGGTGAGCGCTATCGCGTATTGATTTCCTCTGACATCGGCGGCAGCGACGATGACGACGACCAGTCGTTGGTCCACTATCTTCATTACGCTGACTTGTTTGACCTCGAAGGGCTGGTGTCGTCGCCGCCCCACGCGGGACGTACGGCCGATTATCTCAAAGTGATTGACCTGTACGAAAGTGACTTTGCTTCTTTCAAAGCCGCCTCGCCGAAGTTCCCGACGCCAGAAACATTGCGCGATCTGTGTAAGCAAGGCGCGACCGAACCCGCGCCCGCAGCGGGTTTCAGACAGCCCACCGACGGCTCAAAGTGGATCATCGAATGCGCTCGGCGCAACGACCCGCGCCCGTTGTATGTTCTCGTCTGGGGTTCGATCACCGACGTGGCCCAGGCGCTGCATGACGACCCTTCGATCAAAGAGAAAATCCGGGTGTACTTCATCGCCAGTTGGAACCAACGCATGGATGAACACGCCTTCGCCTATATCGACCAACATCACTCCGACCTGTGGATGATCTATTGCGACACGACGTTTCGCGGATGGTATGTGGGCGGCAAGCAAGACGGCGATTGGGGCAACCAGACTTTTATTAACGCCTTCATCAAAGAGAGCGGCGCCTTGGGCAAGTATTTCGCGCCCTTAAAAAACAACGCTATCAAGATGGGCGACACGCCCTCGGTCGCCTACTTGCTTAAGGGCGATCCGAACAACCCTGAAAGCCCGCATTGGGGCGGGCGCTTCATCAAGCAAGAAGGCCGCAAGCATTGGTGGCGTGACGACCAATCTGAAGACCTGCGCGAAAAGAATTTTCCCGGCGCCAAGACGGTCAACCGATGGCGCAAAGCCTACCTTGCCGACTGGCGCGACCGCTTAGCGAAGATATACGGGAATCATTAA
- a CDS encoding serine hydrolase domain-containing protein has product MKRLLFSCLAIVFAAVAVNADSFKLTKPEKVGISSERLEKLDAVMQGFVDRGELAGMVSLVARKGKIAHFKAYGFQNIEDKTPMNEDSLFRIYSMTKPITCAALMMLVEDGKLFLTDPVSKYLPEFKDMQVLIGELDGEVKTEPAKSEITLQRLAMHTSGIGYGIPENKSPTLSKKHAEIDMFNPANPIKDAISALAEFPLLHQPGTTWEYGASIDVLARVIEVVAGQPFGEFLQERMFDPLKMEDAGFSTPKEDWGRVATVYTIKEGKIQPAPDSGLPLEKYYKIGVQHAGGHGLMTSAMDYARFAQMLLDGGELEGERVLGPKSIERMSTNLIRDEANNTSWHNDQESGFGLGVSVKKDQAYSSTLSSLGTYGWSGYASTLFFVDPEEDLIAVFMSQHVPTNPKQSWQTYTNLVYQAIVE; this is encoded by the coding sequence ATGAAACGATTGCTGTTTAGCTGCCTTGCGATAGTTTTCGCCGCCGTTGCCGTGAACGCCGACTCGTTCAAACTAACCAAGCCTGAAAAGGTGGGCATTTCCAGCGAGCGGCTCGAAAAACTCGACGCCGTCATGCAAGGCTTTGTTGATCGCGGAGAGTTGGCGGGCATGGTGTCGCTGGTTGCCCGCAAAGGCAAGATCGCCCATTTTAAAGCCTATGGTTTTCAAAACATCGAAGACAAGACGCCGATGAATGAGGATTCGCTGTTTCGCATCTACTCGATGACCAAGCCCATTACCTGCGCGGCGCTGATGATGTTGGTCGAAGACGGCAAGTTGTTTTTGACAGACCCGGTTTCGAAATACCTGCCGGAGTTCAAAGACATGCAAGTCTTGATCGGCGAACTCGACGGCGAGGTCAAAACGGAACCCGCCAAGTCAGAAATTACCCTGCAACGCCTCGCCATGCACACCTCCGGCATTGGCTATGGCATCCCAGAAAACAAAAGCCCTACTCTGTCGAAAAAACATGCAGAAATCGATATGTTTAATCCAGCCAACCCCATCAAAGACGCGATCAGCGCTCTAGCAGAATTTCCGCTGCTGCATCAACCGGGAACCACCTGGGAATACGGCGCCTCGATTGACGTATTGGCGCGGGTAATCGAAGTCGTCGCCGGGCAGCCGTTCGGTGAATTTTTACAAGAACGCATGTTTGATCCTCTCAAAATGGAAGACGCTGGCTTCTCAACGCCAAAAGAAGATTGGGGCCGGGTGGCGACAGTCTATACGATCAAAGAAGGCAAAATACAACCAGCGCCGGACAGTGGATTACCATTAGAAAAATACTACAAAATCGGCGTGCAACATGCGGGCGGACACGGCCTGATGACCAGCGCGATGGATTACGCCCGCTTTGCGCAGATGCTACTCGACGGCGGCGAGTTGGAAGGCGAACGCGTACTGGGGCCGAAGTCGATTGAACGCATGTCAACAAACCTGATTCGCGACGAAGCGAATAATACGTCTTGGCATAACGATCAAGAATCAGGGTTTGGCTTAGGTGTATCAGTGAAGAAAGACCAGGCGTACAGTTCCACGCTGTCGTCGCTGGGAACCTACGGTTGGAGCGGATACGCCAGCACGTTGTTTTTTGTTGACCCCGAAGAAGACCTGATCGCCGTCTTTATGAGCCAACATGTCCCAACCAACCCAAAACAGAGCTGGCAGACATACACCAACCTGGTGTATCAAGCGATTGTAGAATGA
- a CDS encoding glycosyltransferase — translation MNQTPSQETYLQNLQLMAQLYPHYVPQIEAASANGAYTFEDKSADVVLCQQNADGAWIHGPNDPWKTAEATLRNSDADKQRLFIILRPGLGYLPLHLYPQLRKGRNAQRMLIIEDRIDLLHEAFKRFDWTDMLRSDRTILILDPNPAETVLKFVHTNPVSALVPVSVQCGVEWGDYEKRMVAALQQHYMPMAEQVYKASQQYMGEIFDHFKQPAAGRKRKVVLVEPEHDYLSNALSQGFEDNGLDAASFTANKRMINFLNPYVWLVYTREHFPDVLLWMNRNTLSDEGAESLSKLPIKKVLWFLDSPKRVQTTKEELDATDAYFSFDPTYLDYLKELSGKEGTYLPTAAGIRPLPECQPGKEWPQRTGPKVGFMGALAAARFQEVRAYWLKRDPDFVVVLDGIVEDYLADESVTLEERFNQSKGRERLPYEGFVVLYLEERATYLKRLAALRRVNDLGLQTYGSPEWGAADWAQELVGCYAGYAPEYNQDLPSVYYHAQVNINVFHVQCFNSANPRVYDVLAAGGFLLTEYKPVLEEEFELNKHLVCFHSLDELREKTEYYLEHADERDAIARAGQEFALNHCTYSQRVKTIMKTLYGEDEA, via the coding sequence ATGAACCAAACGCCCAGCCAGGAAACCTATCTCCAGAATTTGCAGTTGATGGCCCAACTGTATCCACACTACGTCCCCCAGATCGAGGCCGCATCGGCAAACGGCGCCTATACGTTTGAAGACAAAAGCGCCGACGTGGTTTTGTGTCAACAAAACGCCGACGGCGCCTGGATTCACGGCCCCAACGACCCCTGGAAGACGGCGGAAGCCACGTTGCGCAATTCTGACGCCGACAAACAGCGCTTATTTATCATCTTGCGCCCCGGCCTGGGCTATCTGCCGCTGCATCTCTATCCGCAATTGCGAAAAGGCCGCAACGCCCAGCGCATGTTAATTATCGAAGACCGCATCGACCTGCTGCACGAAGCCTTTAAACGGTTTGACTGGACGGACATGCTGCGTTCCGACCGCACCATTTTGATTCTTGACCCAAACCCGGCCGAGACGGTTTTAAAGTTTGTTCACACCAATCCCGTCTCGGCGCTGGTTCCCGTTTCGGTGCAATGCGGGGTTGAGTGGGGCGATTATGAAAAACGCATGGTCGCCGCTTTGCAGCAGCACTATATGCCGATGGCCGAGCAAGTCTACAAAGCCTCCCAGCAATACATGGGCGAGATTTTCGACCACTTCAAACAACCCGCTGCGGGGCGTAAACGCAAGGTGGTGTTGGTTGAGCCTGAGCATGACTATCTCTCTAACGCGCTGTCGCAAGGCTTCGAAGACAACGGCCTCGACGCGGCGTCATTCACCGCCAACAAGCGCATGATCAATTTTTTGAACCCCTACGTGTGGCTGGTCTACACCCGCGAGCATTTTCCCGATGTGTTGTTGTGGATGAACCGCAACACGCTGTCTGATGAAGGGGCCGAGTCGCTCAGCAAGTTGCCCATCAAAAAAGTGTTGTGGTTTCTCGACAGCCCCAAGCGCGTACAAACCACCAAAGAAGAACTCGACGCGACCGACGCCTACTTCTCATTCGACCCGACGTATCTGGATTACCTAAAAGAACTGAGCGGAAAAGAAGGAACCTACTTGCCCACGGCGGCGGGCATCCGCCCCCTGCCCGAATGCCAGCCGGGCAAAGAATGGCCGCAACGCACCGGCCCCAAGGTCGGTTTTATGGGCGCATTGGCCGCTGCGCGCTTTCAAGAAGTCCGCGCCTATTGGCTCAAACGCGACCCTGATTTTGTGGTGGTGCTCGACGGCATCGTCGAAGACTATCTCGCCGATGAAAGCGTCACGCTCGAAGAACGCTTTAATCAATCGAAAGGGCGCGAACGCCTGCCTTACGAAGGCTTCGTGGTTCTCTATTTAGAAGAACGCGCCACCTATTTGAAACGGCTGGCTGCGCTGCGCCGCGTCAACGACCTCGGGCTGCAAACCTACGGCTCGCCCGAATGGGGCGCGGCGGATTGGGCGCAAGAACTGGTCGGCTGTTATGCGGGCTACGCGCCCGAATACAACCAGGATTTGCCCTCGGTTTATTATCACGCCCAGGTCAACATCAACGTGTTTCACGTACAGTGTTTCAATTCGGCCAACCCGCGCGTCTATGACGTGTTGGCGGCGGGCGGGTTTTTGCTGACGGAATACAAGCCCGTGCTCGAAGAGGAATTTGAACTGAATAAACATCTGGTTTGTTTTCATAGTTTGGATGAATTACGCGAGAAAACAGAATACTATTTGGAACACGCGGATGAGCGCGACGCCATCGCCCGCGCAGGCCAGGAATTTGCGCTCAACCATTGCACCTATTCGCAGCGCGTGAAAACGATAATGAAAACGCTTTACGGTGAAGACGAAGCCTAA
- a CDS encoding ATP-binding protein — protein sequence MSFFVGAVFVISRAFLYSFVLLSFLLAPFIGHAQSSLTGIEHFDRRWAYHDFTQDANLTNKSVFDFDFDQEGALWAAASDGLYHYDGYQWKQFTTEDGLPSDFVRCVLVASDKKLWVGTDKGAGVFDGSQFLSLGPEDGLSSQSVRRIRETKNGAIWFCCDRWPDINTAGGAVRLLNGQWSTYTLESGLPNDHVMDVFEDSQSRLFFLTASGIYQLSDDEWLPIISPSDFDGDLQFWSMAETEQGDLIASTHKGIYQFANDEWTFYADINRSEVYPFIVPQLVVYGDDLLSFLPTAAPNEQALHRFVDGSFSPIEDSQIDVGDLFNQQLKAAPDGSVWGCGDGFIFRAFPPELLTMMRYAQFPPSAFLDNRDQLWFIGDDAHIRLVDEEWSEWRNNLGAYFIDSESNVWNYDLEKIVLQKQTTEVQYLFTDLGLSQIDGHLTGNNGHVWLYGTGPQGNRVLLHFDGGSFQRVESELLEGKDFSSGLVTEDGNLFIIFSTGQQNQYAVLKVSSGGQQVNAYSLSALFYGLPSLFSDAANSLWIYQGPVIKTYDYEMNPIDRDLGFLDDSMVRYIFKSDHCLWFPCSGQNNGELGIFRLDGDQIKFYPTQSAVNFGEQLYDGSIFLGALGALFQIDPSLSKEPIQYLLSKDDYIYSVNKDAQEHLWVGYGEDIFHVINNEKPPDTEVVSEIRQVVRGEQYHAQCAAIAYMKPRGYENNITFSWKYDDAPWSEFERVDDFVIVVNSQNYSLGRHTLYVRSRDQGLKIDPTPASLSFTILPLPIQQQPWFAPAISALFIFIVFLCIFTTLMAMKLKRSQRLLAHHSLNLEKTVGHQEQEIGATKQMLQLILNSVPDFIFWKDRNCVYIGCNQNFAVVAGVGSPNEIIGKTDYELAWKKEEADFFIECDRRVMDSNTPELHLIEPQLQSNGKHAWLDTNKIPLHDQDGNVIGVLGTYEDITEKMKAEKDNKKLQSDLEQSRKIESVGRLAGGVAHDFNNMLSVILGHSELAIGQVKSSDMIYVNLQEIMKAAKHSAELTRQLLAFARKQTISPKVVNLNETVDSMMKMLKRLIGEDINLVWAPGAPLWLVRVDPTQLDQIMINLCVNARDAIKGVGKVTIETNNQPVDDESCADKPGFIAGDYVRLSVTDNGVGMSNDIVNQIFEPFFTTKKTGKGTGLGLATIYGIVKQNNGYIDVDSEEGEGSCFTIYLPRYQGETVHKNPAASIAENARGTETVLLVEDEPALLELTTQIVNQLGYHTLTADSPDEALKVVSEYNGEIHLLLTDVIMPEMNGRELAKRLGERYPGVKLLFMSGYTSDVIAHHGILDDDVVFIQKPFTASALSIKLREALNQ from the coding sequence ATGAGTTTTTTTGTGGGAGCCGTGTTTGTGATTTCTCGCGCGTTTCTTTACTCTTTTGTCCTTCTGTCTTTTCTTCTGGCCCCTTTTATTGGTCATGCCCAATCTTCATTGACCGGGATTGAGCATTTTGATCGAAGGTGGGCATACCATGACTTCACCCAAGACGCAAACCTGACAAACAAATCGGTTTTTGATTTTGACTTCGACCAAGAGGGGGCCTTATGGGCCGCAGCGTCTGACGGCCTCTATCATTATGACGGCTATCAATGGAAACAGTTCACGACTGAAGATGGACTGCCCAGCGATTTCGTGCGCTGCGTTCTCGTCGCCAGCGATAAAAAATTATGGGTCGGCACAGACAAAGGCGCGGGCGTTTTTGACGGCTCTCAATTTTTGTCTTTAGGCCCGGAAGACGGGCTGTCATCGCAGAGCGTTCGCCGTATTCGTGAAACCAAAAACGGCGCCATCTGGTTCTGTTGCGACCGCTGGCCTGATATCAATACTGCAGGCGGGGCCGTACGGTTATTGAACGGGCAGTGGTCAACCTATACGCTCGAATCCGGCCTGCCGAACGACCATGTGATGGATGTATTTGAAGACAGCCAGTCGCGCTTGTTTTTTCTGACCGCGAGCGGCATTTATCAACTTTCTGATGATGAATGGCTTCCCATTATTTCTCCCAGTGATTTTGACGGCGATTTGCAATTCTGGAGCATGGCTGAAACAGAGCAAGGAGATCTCATCGCATCAACTCATAAGGGTATCTATCAGTTCGCCAACGACGAGTGGACCTTTTACGCTGATATAAACCGCAGCGAAGTGTACCCTTTCATTGTTCCTCAATTGGTCGTATACGGAGATGACCTGCTTTCATTCTTGCCAACCGCTGCGCCAAACGAACAAGCGCTGCATCGTTTTGTGGATGGGAGTTTCTCACCCATTGAAGACAGCCAAATCGATGTCGGCGACCTTTTTAACCAACAACTCAAAGCAGCGCCCGACGGTTCGGTGTGGGGATGCGGAGACGGCTTTATCTTTCGCGCGTTTCCTCCCGAGTTACTAACGATGATGAGGTACGCCCAGTTCCCGCCGTCGGCGTTTTTAGACAACCGCGACCAACTATGGTTTATTGGCGACGATGCTCACATACGGCTCGTCGATGAAGAATGGAGCGAATGGCGGAACAATTTGGGGGCATATTTTATTGATTCAGAAAGCAATGTTTGGAACTATGATTTAGAAAAAATCGTACTTCAAAAACAGACCACTGAAGTTCAATATCTCTTCACCGATCTTGGCCTCAGCCAAATTGACGGACATTTAACCGGCAACAACGGTCATGTCTGGTTATATGGCACAGGCCCGCAAGGCAACCGGGTCTTGCTTCACTTTGATGGTGGAAGTTTTCAACGGGTCGAGTCGGAGTTGTTGGAAGGCAAAGATTTTTCGAGTGGACTCGTCACAGAAGACGGCAATCTTTTTATTATTTTCTCAACAGGCCAGCAAAACCAATACGCCGTATTGAAAGTCAGTTCTGGCGGTCAACAGGTAAACGCTTATTCGCTATCTGCATTATTTTATGGTTTGCCCAGCCTCTTTTCTGACGCCGCCAATTCATTGTGGATTTATCAGGGCCCAGTCATCAAAACATACGACTATGAGATGAACCCAATTGACCGCGATTTGGGATTTTTAGACGATAGCATGGTCCGTTATATTTTTAAAAGCGACCATTGCCTCTGGTTTCCGTGCAGCGGTCAAAATAACGGCGAGTTGGGCATTTTTCGACTAGACGGCGACCAGATCAAATTTTACCCAACCCAAAGCGCCGTCAATTTTGGCGAGCAGTTATATGACGGGAGTATTTTTTTGGGCGCATTAGGCGCCTTGTTTCAAATTGATCCTTCGCTGAGTAAGGAGCCGATTCAGTATCTCCTGTCAAAAGATGATTACATCTATTCTGTGAACAAAGACGCCCAAGAGCATTTATGGGTTGGCTATGGCGAAGATATTTTCCATGTCATCAATAATGAAAAACCGCCAGACACCGAAGTAGTAAGTGAAATTCGTCAAGTTGTTCGAGGTGAGCAGTATCACGCGCAATGCGCCGCCATTGCCTATATGAAGCCTCGCGGTTATGAAAACAATATCACTTTTTCATGGAAGTATGACGATGCGCCTTGGAGCGAGTTTGAACGCGTAGACGATTTTGTCATCGTTGTGAATTCACAGAATTATTCACTGGGCCGTCACACTCTGTATGTCAGGTCGCGCGACCAGGGCCTTAAAATTGATCCAACTCCAGCGAGTTTGTCATTCACCATCTTGCCTTTGCCCATTCAGCAACAACCCTGGTTCGCGCCCGCCATTTCGGCCTTGTTTATTTTTATTGTTTTCTTATGTATTTTCACAACGCTTATGGCAATGAAATTAAAGCGCAGCCAGCGTCTATTGGCCCATCACTCGCTCAATCTCGAAAAAACGGTCGGCCACCAAGAACAAGAAATCGGCGCGACCAAACAGATGCTTCAGCTCATACTAAACTCTGTCCCTGATTTTATTTTCTGGAAAGACCGCAATTGCGTCTATATAGGATGCAACCAGAATTTCGCTGTAGTAGCGGGCGTTGGCTCTCCAAATGAAATCATCGGCAAGACAGACTATGAACTCGCCTGGAAAAAAGAAGAAGCCGACTTCTTTATAGAATGCGACCGACGGGTGATGGACTCAAACACGCCCGAACTTCATCTTATCGAGCCACAACTTCAATCGAATGGAAAACACGCCTGGCTTGATACCAACAAGATTCCACTGCACGACCAGGACGGCAATGTCATCGGCGTGTTGGGGACTTATGAAGATATTACAGAAAAAATGAAGGCGGAAAAAGACAACAAAAAACTTCAGTCCGATTTAGAACAATCCAGAAAGATTGAGTCGGTCGGTCGGCTGGCGGGCGGCGTAGCCCATGACTTTAACAATATGTTAAGCGTCATTTTGGGCCACTCCGAACTGGCGATTGGACAGGTCAAATCATCGGACATGATTTACGTCAACTTGCAAGAGATTATGAAAGCCGCCAAACACTCAGCCGAATTAACCCGCCAACTGCTTGCGTTCGCCCGCAAACAGACCATCTCTCCGAAGGTTGTGAATTTAAACGAAACCGTTGATTCGATGATGAAAATGTTAAAGCGGTTGATTGGCGAAGATATCAACCTGGTTTGGGCGCCCGGCGCCCCGTTGTGGCTTGTCAGAGTTGACCCCACTCAGCTAGACCAAATTATGATCAACCTGTGCGTCAACGCCCGCGACGCGATCAAAGGCGTTGGCAAAGTCACCATTGAAACCAATAACCAGCCGGTTGATGATGAGAGTTGCGCCGACAAACCGGGATTTATCGCTGGCGATTATGTCAGGCTTTCTGTCACCGATAACGGGGTTGGCATGAGCAACGACATCGTGAATCAAATTTTTGAACCGTTTTTTACGACGAAAAAAACCGGCAAAGGGACCGGCCTGGGGCTCGCGACCATCTATGGAATCGTGAAACAAAACAATGGTTACATTGATGTAGATAGCGAAGAGGGAGAAGGCTCGTGTTTTACGATCTACCTGCCCCGCTACCAGGGCGAAACCGTCCATAAAAACCCGGCCGCTTCCATCGCAGAAAACGCGCGCGGAACCGAAACGGTTTTGTTAGTCGAAGATGAACCGGCGCTTTTAGAACTGACGACGCAAATCGTCAATCAGCTTGGCTACCACACCCTGACCGCCGATTCACCGGACGAGGCGCTTAAGGTTGTCAGTGAATATAACGGCGAGATTCATTTATTATTAACGGACGTCATCATGCCGGAGATGAACGGAAGAGAACTGGCAAAGCGCTTGGGAGAGCGATATCCAGGCGTCAAACTATTGTTCATGTCAGGCTATACATCTGACGTCATCGCCCATCATGGTATTTTGGATGATGATGTGGTGTTCATCCAAAAACCGTTCACCGCCTCCGCGCTGTCAATCAAACTTCGCGAAGCGCTCAATCAATAA
- a CDS encoding DUF192 domain-containing protein — translation MKTKPNQTMKYATVVFLAAFLLALIGCSGQSTHTPGVPANALGALRTVECVIAKQIVTIEIAITPREQRQGLMYRESMPTDHGMLFVYREPQYMSFWMKNTKIPLSIAYIRDDGVIGNIEKMEPHRGPFDPVVSYRSKYKSLYALEMNQGWFEANGLKPGEPISLPYDEIQRMVNDVMAKAQ, via the coding sequence GTGAAGACGAAGCCTAACCAGACAATGAAATACGCAACGGTTGTTTTTTTGGCGGCGTTTCTACTGGCGTTGATTGGTTGCAGCGGTCAATCAACCCATACGCCGGGCGTTCCCGCCAACGCGCTGGGGGCGTTGCGCACTGTTGAATGCGTCATCGCCAAACAGATCGTGACCATCGAAATCGCGATTACCCCGCGCGAGCAACGCCAGGGGCTGATGTACCGCGAGTCGATGCCTACTGACCACGGCATGTTGTTCGTTTATCGCGAGCCGCAGTACATGTCGTTTTGGATGAAGAACACCAAAATTCCGCTGTCGATTGCGTACATCCGCGACGACGGCGTGATTGGAAATATCGAAAAAATGGAACCGCATCGCGGCCCGTTTGACCCGGTGGTCAGCTACCGGTCAAAGTATAAGAGCCTGTATGCGCTCGAAATGAACCAGGGATGGTTTGAAGCCAACGGGCTAAAACCCGGCGAACCGATCTCGCTGCCCTATGACGAAATTCAACGCATGGTGAACGATGTCATGGCGAAGGCCCAATGA
- a CDS encoding argininosuccinate synthase yields the protein MSDVKKVVLAYSGGLDTSIIIPWLKENYDCEVIAYAADVGQGEELEPLNEKAIRTGASKIYIEDLRQEFLEDFCYPMMQAGAIYERQYLLGTSIARPLIAKRHVEIARMEGADAVAHGATGKGNDQVRFELTFQALAPDLKIIAPWREWDIRSREDAVEYAKERNIDVPVTVKKPYSMDRNFWHLSFEGGVLEDPWNEPPSDMFVLSVNPEDAPDQPEVVEIEFEEGVPKAVNGNAMGAIELMETLNAVAGKHGVGRVDLVENRLVGMKSRGVYETPGGTLLYAAHRELLTLVCERETLHYRNIIAEKYAELVYYGQWFTSLRRSLDAFIRESEQYVTGVVRLKLYKGNVTPAGRKSPHSLYSEDYATFGEDEVYNQHDAEGFIKLFGLPNMIESIVRRGK from the coding sequence ATGAGCGACGTAAAAAAAGTTGTACTCGCCTATTCGGGCGGATTAGACACCTCCATTATTATCCCCTGGCTGAAAGAAAATTACGACTGCGAAGTCATCGCTTACGCCGCCGACGTAGGCCAGGGCGAAGAACTCGAACCCCTCAACGAAAAAGCCATCCGCACCGGCGCGTCGAAAATTTATATCGAAGATCTGCGCCAGGAGTTTCTCGAAGACTTCTGCTACCCGATGATGCAAGCGGGGGCGATTTATGAGCGCCAATACCTGCTGGGCACCTCCATCGCGCGTCCGCTGATCGCCAAACGCCACGTCGAAATCGCCCGCATGGAAGGCGCCGACGCGGTCGCCCACGGCGCCACCGGAAAAGGCAACGACCAGGTGCGCTTCGAGCTCACCTTCCAGGCGCTGGCGCCCGATCTCAAAATCATCGCCCCCTGGCGCGAGTGGGACATCCGCTCCCGCGAAGACGCGGTCGAGTACGCCAAAGAGCGCAACATCGACGTGCCCGTCACCGTCAAAAAACCCTATTCGATGGACCGCAACTTCTGGCACCTGTCGTTTGAAGGCGGCGTCCTCGAAGACCCCTGGAACGAGCCGCCCTCGGACATGTTCGTCCTCAGCGTGAATCCCGAAGACGCGCCCGACCAGCCCGAAGTGGTCGAGATCGAATTTGAAGAAGGCGTCCCCAAGGCGGTCAATGGAAACGCGATGGGCGCGATTGAACTGATGGAGACGCTCAACGCCGTCGCGGGAAAACACGGCGTGGGACGCGTCGATCTGGTCGAGAACCGTCTGGTCGGCATGAAGTCGCGCGGCGTGTATGAGACCCCCGGCGGCACGCTGCTCTACGCCGCCCACCGCGAGCTGCTCACCCTGGTGTGCGAGCGCGAGACGCTGCATTACCGAAACATCATCGCCGAAAAATACGCTGAGTTGGTTTATTACGGCCAGTGGTTCACTTCGCTGCGCCGCTCGCTCGACGCCTTTATCCGCGAGAGTGAACAATACGTCACCGGCGTGGTGCGGCTGAAATTGTACAAGGGCAACGTGACGCCCGCCGGGCGCAAGTCGCCGCATTCGCTCTATAGCGAAGACTACGCCACCTTCGGCGAGGACGAGGTCTATAACCAACACGACGCCGAAGGCTTCATCAAATTATTCGGCCTGCCCAACATGATCGAGAGCATCGTTCGAAGGGGCAAATAA
- a CDS encoding glycosyltransferase family 2 protein → MSDAIPVVSAVLISWNRADDLKRAIESLRRQAYLNLEIIIIDNGSTDESLLWLRQQPDIQLIENSTNVGACRARNQGIQRANAEYVLFMDSDAVLVTPGAIERQVQTLQADAKLAGAGGIIYGDEAMEDIWCVSPTTDWEGNYDPAASVQMTNDPHILSTCFSLFRLDAVREAGGFDEFYFYLFEDGDLCLQLRKRGWRLMIDSEVKIIHHYSKQGRTERGQIAYHYYHERIRMYYVLKNYGLGRFLASWRHKIGETFSFKSRFAYMPFWRYVDLYYLRMAAMLLRYPYIVAQRRRTWV, encoded by the coding sequence ATGAGCGACGCGATTCCTGTCGTTTCCGCCGTCCTTATTAGTTGGAACCGGGCGGACGATCTCAAACGCGCGATTGAGTCGTTGCGGCGGCAGGCGTATTTAAACCTCGAAATCATTATCATCGACAACGGTTCTACGGATGAAAGCCTGCTCTGGCTTCGTCAGCAGCCGGATATTCAACTCATCGAGAATTCGACCAACGTCGGCGCCTGCCGCGCCCGCAACCAGGGCATTCAACGCGCCAATGCTGAGTATGTTCTCTTTATGGATTCCGACGCGGTGCTGGTGACGCCCGGCGCGATTGAGCGGCAGGTTCAAACATTGCAAGCCGACGCGAAACTCGCGGGCGCGGGGGGGATCATCTACGGTGACGAGGCGATGGAGGATATTTGGTGTGTCTCGCCCACCACCGATTGGGAAGGCAACTACGACCCCGCTGCGTCGGTGCAGATGACCAACGACCCGCATATCTTGTCGACTTGCTTCAGTTTGTTTCGTCTCGATGCGGTGCGCGAAGCGGGCGGCTTCGACGAGTTTTATTTTTATTTATTTGAAGACGGCGACCTGTGCCTGCAACTGCGCAAGCGCGGCTGGCGGCTGATGATCGACTCCGAAGTGAAAATCATCCATCACTATTCCAAACAAGGCCGCACCGAGCGCGGGCAGATTGCCTATCATTATTATCACGAACGCATCCGCATGTATTACGTCTTGAAGAACTACGGGCTGGGGCGCTTTTTGGCGTCGTGGCGGCACAAGATCGGCGAGACCTTTTCGTTCAAGTCGCGCTTTGCTTACATGCCCTTTTGGCGCTATGTGGATTTGTACTACCTGCGCATGGCGGCGATGCTGCTGCGCTACCCCTACATCGTCGCGCAACGGCGGCGGACGTGGGTGTGA